From a region of the candidate division WOR-3 bacterium genome:
- a CDS encoding efflux RND transporter periplasmic adaptor subunit, which produces MKLHAVPVRASDMLPRLGRLVIVILGTLFLLAGPLPAAESDHGHDEDIEHRAEEQDKHEDPGEHEEGDTDLHEGESDATVRLSSRGQELGGIKVAKVAKVVVGRSVVLPGEVGFNEDLRVHVTPRYGCVIREMHATLGTRVEKDDVLAVVESNENLTSYEVRAPLSGRVVAREGAVGAYASEETTLFTVADLSTVWIDLVVYPRHLADVREGARAVVRSVGSPQSATGTISYVAPVFDRERRVALARVVLPNPDGQWRPGMFVRAEVSVGGGDQVTAVESEAVQRLDEKAVVFVPVGDSLFRAVPVTVGATGPTHTEIKAGLVPGDAYVAAGAFELKAKLVTSSLGGHAGHGH; this is translated from the coding sequence GTGAAACTACATGCAGTACCAGTCCGCGCGAGTGATATGCTTCCGCGACTCGGCCGGCTAGTGATCGTCATCCTTGGCACCCTCTTTCTGCTTGCCGGACCACTTCCGGCGGCCGAATCCGACCACGGCCATGACGAGGACATTGAGCACAGAGCGGAGGAGCAGGACAAGCACGAAGACCCCGGAGAGCACGAAGAAGGAGATACCGACCTCCACGAAGGCGAGAGCGACGCTACCGTCCGACTATCGAGCCGAGGCCAGGAACTGGGCGGCATCAAGGTTGCCAAGGTTGCCAAGGTCGTCGTCGGTCGGTCGGTGGTCCTACCTGGAGAGGTCGGTTTCAACGAGGACCTGCGGGTGCACGTCACGCCGCGCTACGGTTGTGTCATCCGGGAGATGCATGCCACTCTCGGCACCAGGGTCGAAAAGGACGATGTGCTCGCTGTGGTCGAATCGAACGAGAACCTGACTTCTTACGAGGTCCGTGCGCCGCTCTCCGGTCGGGTGGTTGCCCGGGAGGGCGCGGTCGGTGCGTACGCCTCTGAGGAGACAACGCTCTTCACGGTTGCCGACCTGTCAACAGTATGGATCGACCTCGTTGTCTATCCTCGTCACCTTGCGGACGTTCGGGAGGGTGCGCGTGCAGTCGTCCGGAGCGTCGGTTCCCCGCAGTCCGCGACCGGAACCATCTCCTACGTGGCCCCGGTGTTCGACCGCGAGCGCCGCGTCGCCCTGGCGCGAGTCGTGCTCCCCAATCCTGACGGCCAATGGCGTCCGGGCATGTTTGTGAGGGCCGAGGTCAGCGTCGGGGGAGGAGACCAAGTCACAGCGGTCGAGTCCGAGGCAGTCCAGAGACTGGACGAGAAGGCAGTTGTCTTTGTCCCGGTTGGCGACAGCCTGTTCCGTGCCGTGCCGGTAACGGTAGGCGCGACTGGCCCGACCCACACCGAGATCAAAGCCGGCCTTGTTCCCGGTGACGCCTACGTGGCCGCCGGGGCATTCGAGCTGAAGGCCAAGCTCGTCACCAGCTCGCTCGGCGGGCACGCCGGGCATGGCCACTAA